One Ignisphaera sp. DNA window includes the following coding sequences:
- a CDS encoding prefoldin subunit beta yields MAETLPPEIQQQVVKYQQLQAQLNQLLAEKSVIEQELREVNRALDVLKNVSDNVEMYRSTGHLLIKISKADAEKELNERKELLELRLKTLNRQEALIRQQLSEVQSRLQQYASSLYKKQ; encoded by the coding sequence TTGGCTGAGACCTTGCCACCTGAGATACAACAACAAGTTGTTAAATATCAACAACTACAAGCTCAGTTAAATCAATTGCTAGCAGAGAAAAGTGTTATAGAGCAAGAACTTAGAGAGGTTAACAGAGCATTGGATGTTTTAAAGAATGTGTCAGACAATGTTGAAATGTATAGAAGTACTGGTCATCTGCTAATAAAAATTAGCAAGGCTGATGCAGAAAAGGAGCTGAATGAAAGGAAAGAGTTATTAGAATTGAGGCTAAAGACTCTTAATAGACAGGAGGCACTAATTAGGCAACAATTGAGTGAAGTACAGTCAAGGTTACAACAGTACGCTTCGTCACTTTACAAAAAACAGTAG